GGCAGGTTGCATGAGCCTTTGAGTGCAAGTAAATAAAGGAAACATACATTTTGCTTTTGAATGCCCAAATAAATAAGGGCACATTGCCCACCTTACCCTCAAGGACTTGAAGATGTAGAAGATAcggatgaaaagaaatattttagaaaattgtgTAGTTATAGAAAGAAATACAGACCATAATGGCTCAAGGTCCTTCAAGATCACCTTGTTCATGTCACATATCCTTCAGTTTCAAAAGGTagtgaaactgaggcccaaagaaagCAAGTGATTTGACAAAAGTGACATAAATATTTGAGTCTGAGAGTTTCCATAATATTTATTTGCATTCTCTTATGCTGCGTTTATTTAACACCAAAACAACTagttaaaaagtgaaatttttgtCAGACTGGTTCTTTGATGTGATATGCCAAAAAGGTTATTTGTAACCAAATTGaatcttttcaaataatgaaCAGATGTAAATTCAGCTAATCAGGTTTGCATGAGGATATAGCCTCAAAAGTCAACTGAATCTGGTCATATTATCAGCCACTGAGTCCTTTATGAACTGCATCCTTGTTTTTCCTGTTATTGAGCTTTGGGCCCATTTCAGTGTCATGTTTGCTTGCTTATGGAAACCTAATCAAGCACCATCCTCTCTCACTTGTTCATTTCTATTACTCATTCAAGCTATCCATCACATACAGTAGTGTGAGTAATTGATCTATTTTGAGAAGGCCTGAAATCTGATGGATCTCAAATATATACTTTATTCATGCTAGTGTTTTGCTACGTCCTAATGCCTCCAGGATGTTTCCTGGATTTGTGTTTAGGTTTCTTCATGTACACCTTTTTGACTCTTCAGTCTTCTAGGTGGTGTGATACAGCAGTCTACTATTTGTACAGTATTTTCCCCATGATCATCATTATCAGTTCTAGGCTTGGTAAAATCCTTCAGGGAATGACCAACCACCTCTTCCTGACTGTAGTACAATGGAAATGCAAGCATATGCTTTCTAGACACTCAACTTAGCTTAAATATGGTATAAGAATGTCACTTTCCTTTAAGAAAGTCAGTTTATTGTGTAAGGTAGTGATAGAGAAAAGAAGTCCAAGCAGATTCTGCTTGGTAAGTCCCATCAATATGGAGTTGACTTAGGATAGTAATAGGTATAATTACAGatgatttttgaaataattcaggACTTGTCTTCTATAGTTCCTTGATCCCCAGTATTACTCCCACGTGTACAAAAGTTTGATTCTGGAgcctccattccatttaaaaagaATCACTTCCTTAGTAAGTTAAAGCAGCCAGTAAGGTGAAGAGAACTGCAAGATGATTAGTCTTGGCTTCCTTATGCTCTTGGGAAGCCTTTTTTATTCCTACCACACTGCAGACAGCTTAATTCCTACCCTCTGTGTGTTTGCTGTATCTCTGCCTTTATTGCATTCTCCTTGCCTGTATTCACTGAATCAAATAATGTCCTTTCTTATCTGTTTATTTCTGCTTATCACAAATTCACACTGGAAAGATAATTTTgattggttatatatatatatatatgagcaacTTCTCATGGGAGACTTTTGaggctttctcttttccttcagcGTTGCTTCAGAAAATAGCCTTTGCATTTAATATTAGGTTCCATTTGTATTAGAATTCTGATGCCCAAGGCTTGGATGTCTCTGCTAGCAAATACCTGAATGAGCTAGCTGCTCCTATGAAACGAGACATTTGATGGAATACAAAAAGAATCAACTATCTGATATTTGTTCCCAAACTTCTTTATAGTCTGGGGGGATGATCAGATTTGCCTATAAAGAAGTAAGTGAGGTTAATTACAGAATAAAGGTATAGCATGAAGATTACTGTAAAGTAATTGAAGGTAGCGGTGGTGATAGGGCCTGAGCTTTGTTGGTTTCTTGCAAAGTACTTATGCCTGTGTGTTCTCATTTACTGTTTTTATGCCTTCTCTCCTAGGATTTTCTCATGTGCCCTGAGATCCATGTAACTACAAGGGCTCCTCTTTATCACCATAAGTGCCACCCTGACTTAAAACCActcagagctaaaaaaaaatcaaggcaaaaTGGATGCTGCGGTGACAGATGATTTTCAACAAATTCTGCCTATTGAACAGCTGCGCTCTACTCATGCTAGCAATGACTATGTGGAACGGCCTCCAGCCCCCTGTAAACAGGCCCTCTCCAGCCCTTCCCTCATTGTGCAAACCCACAAGTCTGACTGGTCTCTGGCTACCATGCCTACTTCTCTCCCCCGCAGTCTCAGCCAGTGCCATCAACTGCAGCCCTTGCCTCAGCATCTGAGCCAATCTAGCATTGCCAGCTCAATGTCCCATAGCACCACTGCCTCTGATCAAAGGCTCTTGGCCAGCATTACACCCTCACCTTCAGGCCAATCCATCATCCGAACCCAACCTGGAGCAGGGGTCCACCCAAAGGCTGATGGTGCTCTGAAGGGAGAAGCTGAGCAATCTGCAGGGCACCCTAGTGAGCACCTCTTCATCTGTGAGGAGTGTGGGCGCTGCAAGTGTGTCCCCTGCACAGCAGCTCGCCCTCTCCCCTCCTGCTGGCTGTGCAACCAGCGTTGCCTTTGCTCTGCTGAGAGCCTCCTCGATTATGGCACTTGTCTTTGCTGTGTCAAGGGCCTCTTCTACCACTGCTCCACTGATGATGAAGACAACTGTGCTGATGAGCCCTGCTCTTGTGGGCCTAGTTCTTGCTTCATCCGCTGGGCAGCCATGAGCCTCATCTCCCTCTTCCTACCCTGCCTGTGCTGCTACCTGCCTACCCGTGGATGCCTCCATCTGTGCCAACAGGGCTATGATAGCCTCCGGCGACCAGGCTGCCGCTGCAAGAGGCACACCAACACTGTGTGCAGAAAGATCTCTTCTGGTAGTGCACCCTTCCCCAAGGCCCAGGAAAAGTCTGTATGACCTTCCAACAAGGTGGATCCAGAGCTTTTCTCCTTCTAGCCCCCATCAGTAAAGCATAGGCCTCATCTTTGGAGAGGGGGAGGAGTGATAAACTAGCCAAAGTTAGGGCCTCTCCTCTTTTGTTCCTGCAGTGTCAGGGGAATGACCAAGTACATCCTGGTGCAGGATGCCTTGTTCTTTCTCGCAGTATCTATCCCACTCCTCTTCAGTCTTTACACCCTGCCAGCTCAGCCCTTATGGCTGTCATAGCAAATTCAGGTGATATATGGGTATGAGGTTTGAACACTGAGGACTGACAGGGCCAGCAACGTGGAGGTTTAGGGGCTCCCCAGTGTAATACCTCTCGATGCAGGCTCTGATCGTCACTCTGTTTTCTGCTGTGCCTTTGGAAGCTTTCTTCTAAGATGGTTTTCACAGGTACATGTGGAACAGCGTTCAACCTTCCAGGGAATATGACCCCTTCTCCCTGTTACTGCCCTTCTCTTCTTTattcctctctcctctttcatTATTCTGTTCTGTATTCCTTTCCCCTTCATTCTCACCCTGTctgcttttactttttctctttcttcctccctttctccttctcccctccttttTCAGACTGATCCTTTCTCTGCCTGTATTTCTGTCTCATTTGATCTATATTTGTCTCTCTCTACCTGTCCCTCTTTCTCTAACATGTCCAAAAGTGCTGTTTTTCCATAGATGTTTCCTTAGACGCCAAACTTTGCTATGCTATActatttactaatttttattaaGGGAAATGGATTACTGTAATGAACTGATCACTAGCAATAGTGTGTATCccgatgtgtgtgtgtgctcacaaCCACTCTCACCTGTTTGTGAGCACATGGGGCGAAGTTATCTTATATTTCCAGGTTTAACTAGTTGgagtttttctccctttctcaatAATCAACTCATAGTACTGACAGATTCCACTAGCATGCTGAGTAGGATAGTAAATCAGGATGCTCATAACTTTGTATGTCTGACCCAAGTGCCAAAGGCAGACGTGCTTTATAGCTAAATGAACAAAGCAAAGGATACAGAAATATGTTCTCTCGTAGAAGCTAACTTCCCTGAGACTGCATGGCTCAGGCATTAATAATGGACATAAAAAGTCATAAAACGTTAGAGCTGGAAGGAATCTTAACTATTAATCTAGTTCAAtgcccttattttacagatgggaaaactgaggcctggagataGGAAGGGACTTGCCCCCAAGGCCACACACTGAGTTAACAGCAGAATTGAGACTGGAATATAGGCCTTCTGACTCCTAGTTCAGTATTCTTACCCCTGTACCACATTGAGTCATGGGACTTTTTCCTAGGGCTCTATTAACAGTGACAGAAAGCCATTCCCATTCAATTACTTTTCAGGAACCATGCCAAGTTAGTGTGGTGGCCTTTCTCCAGTGCATGGTGGGTAGCTAATTAACTATCAGGTGTTGAGGCTGCCCCCAGTGGACATCACCTTTGGCTCTGTCACCTTGTAGAAGCTCAAGTGTGGAAAAGAAAAGCTTAAAGAAGCCCTAACCAAGCTGTATCTTCGCCATTGCATCTACTCTTTGCTGCACACACTGTGCTTGCTCCTGGCTTTGTCTGCAATGGCAGCTGCCTGAGAACTTAAATTTCAGCAACAGTGAAAAACTGAGAAGAAAGATGTATAATTTAGAGAACTGACTTCTCTCTTAAAAAATACAGAGAGCCTGTGCTGTGAACCCCCTTCAATGGGAAAAAGCTGCAGTGATGATGGCAGGCTCCTAAAGACTGCTGCTAAAAGACACAAGAATTATACAGTTTCCCTCTATAAGTGAATCCAAAATTCACTGACAAATTCAGAGATTGAGGGCACTTGCTTGAAATCAAGGTGCTCCAACTTAGTTTAAGACCTCCAGACTCTAACTTTATAGATCATCTCTTTCAGAGTGTGCATGGATGTGTGTTGCAGGGTGGAGAAGTGTATAGTCGTACACGGGGGAAGGGGGACATCCATGTCCCTTTGTTGGATACATATTACAGAAATATGTGCCACTCACTTTTTGTTGGTTCTGAATCTTCCTGAAGTGTACTGACATTTGGGCTGCCAGAGCCCCACACCTTCACTTACACCTCCTCTTCTAGAATTGCTTTGctctatttttgtatatataaatatgttatgatGATTATTAATAATGTTAATGATATTGCTGCAAATGGTGCCATATATAAGGTTAGGCTTCTTGGAACATTTATAAACCCAAACCAATACCTGTAACCTCTTATGTTGCTTTCAGATCCTTCAATTTTAAGTAACTTTTTAATCTTACAAGTCTGCTTGATTGTACTTTACACTTATCTACCCTGAAAAGCTCTGCCCAGTTCTCTGGGTCAAGCCGGATGGTGATGAGTAGCAACACACACTTCTCTGCTTCTGCCTGAAATGTGCTTAGAGCTCAGTTATCTAGGGATTCTCTGACACTAGTGCATTGTTCCTGGAGCTAAATTATTCTACGGATGTTTGCTTATTAGTTTCAGGCCCCAAAATAACACGAGCCCCTCCTCCTTGATAGCTCCTTGATATCCCAATCTTGCAGTCCTAACTCAGGCAAATTGTGCACTGCCAGAGGGGCCCTGGGTTCTGCCATATACCCAGAGGAGCCTTTCTCAGTGTGTTTCTAAATGGCCTTACACTTGGTAGAAGAAATTGAAGGGTTACTCAAATACAGTTGCAATCTGCAATCTGCTGTTGAGTCAGGGCTTTCACTTGTGTCCAAGTTGGCCTGATATGGACTGCATCTGCTTTACGTATAGATGGGTCCTGTTGGGGTATGCGCATGGACGTGTGAGTGAGTGTGCATATGTATCCCTtctgtgattatatatatatatatatatatatatatatataatgtaaatatatattcacacatctctatatattttaatgtattgcacatgtatatttaaaatatatacgaAAGAACTCTAAATCCTGCAGGGAGGctctgttttcattatttttctactttgtgtCATGTCCTGTATAAACAGGGATATTTAGAGGGTGTTTCCTGCTTAGCATTTTTTTGCAGTTAAATCATCTGTTGGCCCCTAACTCTACTGCCTTCCACATATTGGTTCCTTGATACATTTCATATGGCATCAGCCAAGAGTTTTCCTGTGGTTCCAGCCCATCTTCCCTAAtcataatagcaataataaatatAGTGAATACTTACATAGTGCTTACTATATGTTAAGCACTATTTTTAGCATATTATTTATATTAGCTCATTCATTCCTCACAATTCTATAACATAGGTATCATTCcaatctctattttacagatgagaaaactgaagcacagagaagttaagtgacttgccaaaAGGTAACAATTGTAAACAGTAGagctaagatttgaacccagggtgTCTGACTCCCAGGTCCATGCTCCAGAGTCAGATATAAAAGGCTGGAGCACAATGTAAACCATTCTGGAGTAACAAGCCTCAAATGGTGAATAATTCTTTCCCTAACTCTGGTCCACCTGCAACCTAGGAGTTACAATAAGTATGTTGCTATGTTAAGAGTAAAGCAATAGTTACAGGCATCATATATTAGCTGTCTTGCTCCCAAAATGGTGACATTACAAACTTTTCCACTATTCCCTTTGAAGACATGCTTGCAGCCAGTTACCATTTCTTAGCTTATGATGTAGAGCTATTAATGGAGTATTTTCACTTGTGCCAAAGAGGGTAAGAGTTTATTAGCCTTATCTTTATTGGCCAGGGAAaactaattcaatttttttttgaacaAAGTATAACTGAGACTATTTTTGGAGCTTAAGATTTGTTAGAGCTGTTAACATTCAACCTTATTGATTATATTGAGAGCACTCTTCTGATTCAAATGTAAGCAAACCACTGATGACCACTGGTCCGTATAACACATTTTACCAACAGCTCCTTCACACTGAATCCTTTAACTTGGCCAAAGGACCCTTAAAGAACATCTAGTCCAATGTCAACATTTTATAGCTAGAGAAAGGGATGCACAGAGAGGGAAAATAacctgtccaaagtcacacagttctGAAAATTGAGTGGAATTATGACTTCATGCCAGAGTTCCTAATTTCCAGGTatcttagcctcagtttcttaaaaaatagaGTTTGAAGCAAAAGCTATGTACGATCCAGGGTAGTATGAGTAAGGAAAGGGTTaatgagggagggaagaaagaagaacaaagaaaaagcatGTCAATGAGTTGGCCACAGTCTATTCCTTGGCAAGCTAATTTCGCAATTTTTTATGACAGACCATATGAAACTACTACATCTCCATACAGCCCACCTGGTAGAGGAAAGGAGGTGAATTCATCTGCTAGCTCTCATCTCATTAGTCAAATTCTTTCCCATGTGATATTAACCCTTCTACACTTTTGGGTAGTGCGTGGTGGGCACTTAAATATGTACCTTGGCATTTCATGCTTCAGCAATAATGGGAAGGATTGTAGCTCCACTATAAACAGTAAGGCAATTATATGAATATAGGGAGATTAAATTTAAAGTGCTACACTAGGGTGGTGCTTTTACCTTATGTCTTTAATCACATTCCTTCGAAGTTAGAGATAACCTACCACCTTTAaagtaaataaagctttattgtgGCTCTTAGAACTGTACTATGTTTGCCTTCCTGAACCTATTTATTCTCTAGCTTGCTTTAAAGGGCTTCTTTTTATATGGAAATTAATTTCCTGTTTAATTAAAGGAGTAAcaaactctcaaaatatctttcTTCTTAATATAAAAAGGAATTTCATATTATCGAAATCAAAAAGCATGTCTAAGTCAAAATATGTATGTGAATGCACATATGTTCTTTTAGGTTCCATGAGCATAATAGCAGGAAAACTGGTCAAGTCAATAAATGCTGGGGAAAAAATGGCTAAACAAGGTATTCTGTAACATGAAAATAAAGCAATGAGTTGGTtggctggctttttaaaaaatatttcagccaCTAATTATGACACAGACACATTCTAAGAATTATGCTACCTTTTATTCACATATGTGTGAATTCCCTGTGTCCTATAGATCATTGTCACATAAAGCAAAAGCATTAGTGCCCCATTTGGACCTTTGACTGAAGGTTTGATAAGATTTTGTAGGACTGAAATTCTTGGTCCCTTTATCCTAGTTTAGGCCCATATCCTTATTTTCACTCTCAAAGATAAGATCATGACACTACCAATGTTGCTCCTGTTAAAGGCCAGGATGGACAAAATAAGGAAAGACATTTTGGGAATGACACTGACTATTGTTAGCAATCTTGCTGTCATTACAATCCAAGTTATATATGTTTGCTCCCATATGTATTTGTTGGCCAATCTCCTGAAAAAGAAGAGGGTAATTATAACTCACACGTTGTCATTCCCAAACTAACCTGGCAATCCTTTTGACCATACCAGGTAATAGTCATGTCTCTGATGGTAAAAGACAGAGATGTCGAGGCTCTGGAAGCTTCCAGGTCCTTGAAGAACTAACTAAACTGCTGAAAACAGAAGTGGTAATGTAGGCAAATACCCTAGCTTTATTAACATGAGGCTTTAACATCAAGCCACAGGTATGTTCTCTTACTGTAACAAGATGGGGTTGACCATATGTGAACCCTGAAGAGTCATTTTGAACCTATGTCCTAAGGCCTAAAGTACTTTAATCCTCATCTTCAAAGTCTTACCACTCTGATAACAAAAAGAAACACTACAAAGAAACTGCAAGGAAAGGGACactcatttttttaatgtctacCAATTATTTAGTTATTCATATATGCATTTCtttatatagaaaattatttatatgaaGTTTCCAAAAGACTCTGATATTCAGCTTTATAGTCTTGGATAGAAAATCATGTGTCCTTGGATGGGGATTCACACACCAAGGCTTAACAGAATTAGTTTGGGGAATACTCATTTTTACACTAGAGATTAGTTGGCTTAAACAACTCTActctgtgaatttttttcttaatggtcCCCTTCCAATGGAGGTGAAGGCCTCCCAAAGAGGAGAAGGCCCCAGGCCTTTCTTAATACATAAACcatattgaaagaaagaaagaaaaaagtaatgggAAGTAATAGTAAATGTGGatccagaaagaaaaacaaaggttaaGAAAATGAggtatgtgaaagaaaaaagctCTATAATCAGTGTGTTTCTCTCACCTAAAACACCATTTACTAACTACTTGGTTCAGTTGTACCTTGAACTCTATTTTGTCCTTGATATCAACACTCTTCTTTTCCAAACTCCTATAGCTCTTCATCTGGAATGATTCTATGGGGTCggggggaggagaaagggagacagcagaagaaagaaagagagagagagaaagagagagagcgagagagagatgGATGGAGACTTGGCCTCTCTCCTAGAGGTTCAAAGTTAGAATATGCCACTAACACTATCTGCCTTTCAAACTCCCTTCTAGGACATGCTCCATAGTACTTAGATCTTATATCAAATGACAAGGTTTCTCTCCTTCACAGAGAAATACCAGACTGGATTTGTGGTTTCCCTGGATTGGTTTTTTCTGAGTCAAAGTGGTGTTGTGGAAATCACAGTACCCtgagaccaattaaatcagaatctttggAGGTGTTGAggaatggatttttaaagttCCCAGATGATTATAATATGCAAACAGATTTGAGAAAATTCACTCACTTTATTCCTTAAATGCAGATAGTGAGGCTAAGAGAGGGAAAGTGACTTACTCATAACCACACAGTGAGTTAGTGACAAAGTCAGGATAAGAATCCAGGTCTGCAGACTCCTAGGCCAGAATTCTTGTCTTTATATTACACTGCTTCTATCTCTACCCCATTCCTCCTCTGAGCCTttgcttttctcatctgtaaaatgaacgTAATAAAGCCTAGAGAGTGTGTGAGAATCATTAAAGCAGAAGCATTTTTCTTAATGTACAAGGTTCTATACAAATGCAAGGGAATTaatgtataacatatatgtgGGGCTGAGTCTCTaaaacaacataataaaagttgtttttattttagtcacTCATTTGGGTATTGTGTCTACCTGATAGCATGTAACAAGATTGAACACTTGTGTAGGTCGTATGTGCCTTTAAACTGAGGTTGGCCTCAGTGACAATCAAAATCAGCAGTTGAGGAAAGAGGTcatacatttttctcttgcccTTGCTGGAATAGGGATCAAGAAGAATATAAAAGCAATGGGATATCTGGATTTCTTATACTCAGTCAACCACAACACGGCCTTAGTACTGAACTAGCCCAGGGTTTCTATGGAACTTGTAGATCCCATTCCCAAGGCTGGTCCTGGTTGAAGGGAGAAGGTCAAAAAAGGATGTCTCTTCTGAAAGGCAGTACCCATGGAAAGCCAAGGGGGAGGGTTGCCCACTAGGAGGAGCTTCTTTTGTAGAAGCCAGAATGGAGGAAAGGGGCTTTCTGACTTGGCGCATCTGAGGAAATAGATTATTTGAGGATCTAGTACTCCCAGAATAATCTGTAACCACAAGAAACACATTTCTTGAACTCCAGAGCCCCAGAACAGGATATCCATATCCAATCCCATCCTATCCATCCTGGATATTATGAATTTCCAGAGAGGGCCACTTCTACTCCCCTAGGAGTCATACATCCGGCTACttgtttatttgttaaaaataaaattctgtaccATTTATAAAATGAGCCTCTTATGTCttccttattttgaaattataatataCATTCCTAATTCATCAGTCATTTTTGCCAatgatttttaagtatttatttgaaagttatttttaaatacaaaaatatatgtatttaataaagCACTTCTTTGTCTTCTTATTTGAACCatactaaaaaatgtaaaacatgccATGATTAAACTAGGTAATTCTATATGTCACATTacaagtaagttttaaaaatctatttggtAAATATATTCTCATTTCATCTTGAAATATCTCCCTTTTAAGGGGAGGGTAGAGAGACAATGAATTCGTGTAAATCAAGAGGCCTAAAAGTATaatgacaaatatttataaatcagaTTCATCTCAGGCAGGGGTTTCCTTTCAGGTAATTAAGAGGTGATGACCTATGTTCAGGAAAAATTGGGTTGTTTAGAGGCCATATAGGGGCCTATGATTTCCTAGAAAATATAGACCCAAAGAGCTCCTTGCTAGTAATTACACTGCCGAAGAAGTTCTTGTACTTTGCCTCGCAACAATTAACACAATAGCCTAGGTATGAGCTGCATAAAGTGCAGGTGAACAGAATGAAACATCAGACTCAATCTGTAGTTCTGAAGGAAGGGTCAAATTTGGTTGTGGTAGGCGTTAATAGTTGAAACTGAAATCTATTTCAAGAGCACTCCAGATAAACAGAATGGAGACTGAAGCCAAGAAGGAGAATAAAGAGTAATTACTGCATAAGAGGCTAGAGCATACCTAAAGTCCAAAAGCAGCACTGAATTTAGAATCAGAAGATATAGATAATACACAAGAGAGTGTGCAATGCAGGGAACGATGCTTGATGGGTTTCATCTAAAGGATTGTAGCTGGCTCCACCATGTGTTAAGCCACCTTTAGCAAGTTAgctttttctgtgcctggttttGAACCCAGGAACCATGACTCTAAAGATTTTGTGCTCTTAACTACTGCAATCTCCTTTTCAGTATAAAAATGGCTACATTAATAGGATTATAATACGTCCCGATTTGCCCAGGACTGTCTCAGATAATACCTGTTTCTAACAGTTCTAATTTATTAATAGTTCTAATTTATTAATAGTGCCTCCTTACACTCTGAAAGCATATCTTGACATGacttgtatataatttttaatatgatgTTTAATCCCCAATTGTTTATTATCCATCATACACCCAAACTCTGACCTCCCTTGTTACCCAGATTacattccctctctccctctagCATACTTGCCTGACAAAATCTGAACCTTAAATAAAATCACTTGTTCCACATTTTCATCTAAACAGATGAATGTGATTGGAGAAAAACACAAAACGGTACATTCAAGCGTGCCCTTAGTACCACCGGgtatttctactttatttctctcttcagttTATTTTCAAATCAACTCTTTGAAAGGACTGCTTCACACTTCTCTCTCATCACACCTCCAATACCCCACCTCCTCCATGCCTCCACTCCCATCCTATGACCTTGCAATACATCAATGGGAAAATAGCCTTTTCTTTTGAACTCACTCTAGCCAAGCTTTTAAACCAACCCTCCACCAAAATAGCTCTTTTCAATGTCGCCAATGATCCTACCTTGCTAAATCCAATG
This genomic stretch from Pongo pygmaeus isolate AG05252 chromosome X, NHGRI_mPonPyg2-v2.0_pri, whole genome shotgun sequence harbors:
- the SPRY3 gene encoding protein sprouty homolog 3: MDAAVTDDFQQILPIEQLRSTHASNDYVERPPAPCKQALSSPSLIVQTHKSDWSLATMPTSLPRSLSQCHQLQPLPQHLSQSSIASSMSHSTTASDQRLLASITPSPSGQSIIRTQPGAGVHPKADGALKGEAEQSAGHPSEHLFICEECGRCKCVPCTAARPLPSCWLCNQRCLCSAESLLDYGTCLCCVKGLFYHCSTDDEDNCADEPCSCGPSSCFIRWAAMSLISLFLPCLCCYLPTRGCLHLCQQGYDSLRRPGCRCKRHTNTVCRKISSGSAPFPKAQEKSV